From a single Chiloscyllium punctatum isolate Juve2018m chromosome 29, sChiPun1.3, whole genome shotgun sequence genomic region:
- the LOC140454628 gene encoding uncharacterized protein: MKNRAPDGIGKQMRGPSFTGDKKAKITAKTQKTWMRLATVFAYLLCVSLTAVILVIYYTLIWEPVRTRPGPSNINLTVANVETGNSSTGHRRRNSPRGFSNPRYERSHLRRSGGFVNSPRRGSGMVHGAFAGFSTTVNSGTDLMLITENSEPRAIGSSIPGARSRIDAVTDNGAFRTTDSDDQATTSSAEATAGGMAFRTMDSDQRGTSGKGTTGEGRAFSTSDSGSLKAPSSSNHQESSTLADSGNVSTTDSGIRIAARGMSTLQAPQAAGQKEVINPTPNGPNQAGKSDAASMESNRWAISTSNVGELGVASTPLGLNQHVKSDIDSKTKEVKMDLQHTTQSRHGFYTKSNMESTHAMSLLTDLVHNNWHDEVLRNKMNGNDESSAVISTSNAKRIENIPKPTTDPGLFHTALTSVDNSELGNQRSDKNLNLTDKYNVFAKLRFLDRTPKNQERKNSIGSHSGRLDWMLTKEPASTVTHISRLPLLSPSKPAEIWENKELGHTGTTDLEDHHVLQNLNINKEQPSTTWKQSQINAEDTYKNTVTNSLPTLPIT, encoded by the coding sequence ATGAAAAACAGGGCACCTGATGGgattgggaagcagatgagaggTCCCAGCTTTACGGGAGACAAGAAAGCGAAAATCACAGCCAAAACCCAAAAGACGTGGATGAGACTTGCAACGGTCTTTGCTTATCTGCTGTGTGTATCTTTGACGGCGGTGATTCTGGTGATCTATTACACTTTAATTTGGGAGCCGGTCCGCACGAGACCAGGACCGTCCAACATCAACTTAACCGTGGCCAATGTAGAAACCGGCAACTCCAGCACCGGGCATAGACGGAGGAATAGTCCAAGAGGTTTCAGCAATCCGCGATACGAGAGGAGCCATTTGAGACGCTCGGGCGGTTTTGTGAACTCACCGAGGCGGGGGTCCGGGATGGTGCACGGTGCTTTCGCCGGCTTCAGCACCACGGTCAACAGCGGCACCGATCTCATGCTAATCACCGAGAACAGTGAGCCCAGGGCAATTGGCAGCAGCATCCCCGGGGCTCGCAGTCGTATTGATGCGGTCACCGACAACGGGGCGTTCAGGACCACGGACAGCGACGACCAGGCGACCACCAGCAGCGCGGAAGCCACCGCCGGGGGCATGGCATTCAGGACCATGGACAGTGACCAAAGGGGCACCAGCGGCAAGGGAACGACTGGCGAGGGCCGGGCGTTCAGCACCTCGGACAGCGGCTCGCTCAAGGCTCCCAGTTCCAGCAACCACCAGGAGAGCTCCACTCTCGCCGATAGCGGAAACGTCAGCACCACGGACAGCGGAATCCGCATCGCTGCTCGGGGCATGTCCACGCTGCAAGCACCCCAAGCGGCCGGCCAGAAGGAGGTAATAAACCCAACCCCCAATGGCCCGAATCAAGCAGGCAAGAGCGATGCAGCGAGTATGGAGTCAAACCGGTGGGCAATCAGTACCTCCAATGTAGGGGAATTGGGAGTTGCTTCGACTCCGCTAGGCCTGAACCAACACGTCAAAAGCGACATTGACAGCAAAACGAAGGAGGTCAAAATGGACCTTCAACACACAACCCAATCAAGACATGGCTTTTATACCAAAAGTAATATGGAGTCCACCCATGCTATGAGTCTACTGACAGATTTGGTTCATAATAACTGGCATGATGAGGTACTTAGAAATAAAATGAATGGAAATGATGAGAGTTCCGCTGTAATCTCTACTAGCAATGCCAAAAGGATTGAGAACATTCCCAAACCTACAACTGATCCAGGTCTGTTTCACACTGCCCTCACAAGTGTAGATAACAGTGAGTTGGGCAATCAGCGCTCTGACAAAAACCTCAATCTGACAGATAAGTACAATGTATTTGCTAAGCTAAGGTTTTTGGACAGAACACCAAAGAATCAAGAAAGGAAAAATTCCATTGGATCACACAGCGGCAGGTTAGATTGGATGCTCACCAAGGAACCAGCAAGTACTGTTACTCACATATCAAGATTACCATTACTTAGCCCCTCCAAGCCAGCAGAAATCTGGGAGAACAAGGAGTTGGGTCACACTGGGACAACTGACCTTGAAGATCATCATGTCCTGCAAAATCTCAATATCAATAAGGAGCAGCCATCTACCACTTGGAAGCAAAGCCAGATCAATGCAGAGGACACATATAAAAATACTGTAACTAATTCTCTACCAACACTCCCAATAACATAG